Genomic segment of Mycolicibacterium psychrotolerans:
CTGGTCGGGCACTACGACATCTGCAAGGTGAGCTCGAATCTGGTGAGCTTCGTCGCCGAGCGCTGCCCGGATGCGGCGGCGGTCAGGCGCCTGCGCCGGGACCGCGCCGCGCTGGACAGATGGCTGGTGAACCGCAACGGGCTGGACCTGGTGGCCGAGTTCGGTGTGCGCGCCGACGTGGAGCTGTGGCAGGAGGTGCTGGTGCGGCTGACCCCGCGGCAGTACTCGATCTCGTCGAGCCCGTTGGTGAGCCCGCACGAGGTACAGCTGACCGTGTCGGTGGTGCGCTACCGCGGGGCGGACGGCAGCCCGCGCGGCGGGGTCGGCTCGGCGTATCTGGCCGATCTGCCCGACGGCACCCCGGTGTCGGTGTTCCTGCAGCGCTCGCCGCACTTCCGCCCGCCTCAGGACACGGCGACGCCGATGATCATGGTCGGGCCGGGGACCGGCATCGCGCCGTTCCGAGCCTTTCTCCAGGAGCGCCGGGCGCTGGGCCACACCGGCCCCAACTGGTTGTTCTTCGGCGATCGGCACCGCGCGCAGAATTTCTACTACCGCGACGATCTGCTCGACATGGTCGACGACGGCTTCCTCAACCGGCTGGATCTGGCGTTCTCCCGCGATCAGGACCAGCGGGTGTATGTGCAGCACAAGATGCTCGACTACGGCGCCGACGTCTGGCGCTGGCTCGAGGACGGGGCGCACCTCTACGTCTGCGGGGACGCCACCCGGATGGCCAAGGACGTCGACGACGCGCTGACGGCGATCATCCGTACCCACGGCGGGATGAACGAGGAGGCCGCGCGGGCGTACAAGCGAGAACTGGTGGGGGACAAGCGCTACGTGCGTGACGTCTACTGATCTCGGCGTCCCGTTTTTGTCGGTGGTCGAATGTATGTTCGAAGTATGTCGGGGACGGATCTGCAGGCCGCGGTGGCGGCGCTGGTGGATGCTGTCGACACCCTGGCTGGCTGCGACTCGGACCTGGCCACCGGCACCGAGTTGGTCGAGGTGCTCGACGAGCTGGAGACCGTGTGGTGCCGGCTGCCCGCGCTGCGCCACCGGCTGCTGGCCCGGCTGCAGGTCGAGACCACGCCGCAGCAGATGGGCGCCAAGAACTGGAAAGACGTGCTGGCGATCCGGTGGCGGATCTCCACCGCCGAGGCGCATCGCCGCCTGGGCGACGCCGCGCTGCTGGCGCCGCGCCAGCCGGTGACCGGGCCGCCGCTGCCGCCGGTCCTGCATGCCACCTCGGTCGCCCAGGCCCAGGGGTTGATCAACGCCGAGCATGTCGAGGTGATCCGCAAGTCGGTGGCGAAGCTGCCCGGTTTCGTCGATGCGGTGACCCGGGAGCAGTTCGAGGTCGATCTGGTGCGCACCGCGGTCGGGGCCGGACCCAAAGACGTCGAGAACGCCGCCGACCTCACCCTGTTCCTGCTCGATCAGGACGGCCCCGAACCCGATGACACCGAGCGTGCCCGCACGCGTGGGGTGACGAAGGGCAAGCAGCGCCGCGATGCGATGACCGACCTGCAAGCGCGGTTGACCCCGGAGGCGTGGGCGGTGTTCGAGGTGCTGTTCGCCAAGTACGCCGCCCCGGGTATGTGCAACCCCGACGATCCCGAACCGTGCATCTCGGGCACCCCCAGCCAGGCCCAGATCGAGGCCGATCACCGCAGCCTGGCCCAACGCCAACACGACGCGCTGCTCGCCATCGGCCGCATCGCCCTGATGAGCGGCGATCTCGGCCAGTTGAACGGGTTGCCGGTGGCGGTCATGGTCGTCCACTAAAAACGCTGTAAGATTGATGGCTATGGACGCCTGCATTTACACCCGCATCTCCCACGACGCCGCCAAGAAAGGCGGTGTCGACGCCGAACCCAGCGACGATGAAGGGATGGGCGTTGCCCGCCAGGAGGAGGACTGCCGCGCCCTGGTCGACCGCAACGGCTGGACCGTCGCGCACGTCTACACCGACAACGACATCTCGGCGTATTCCGGCGCAGTGCGGCCCGACTTCGAGGCGATGCTCGACGCGCTCAAGCGCGGCCAGTACGACGTCCTAGTGTGCTGGCACACCGATCGCCTGTATCGCTCCATCAAAGACATGGAGCGGATCATCGAAGTATGCGAGCTGGCCGGGGTGCCGATCCGCACCGTCAACGGCGGCGACCTCGACCTGTCGCACGCCACCGGCAAGGCCATGGCCCGCATCCTCGGTAGCGTCAGCCGGATGGAGTCCGAGCACAAGGCCGAGAGGCAGCGCCGCGCCAACGTCCAGCGCGCCCAGGCCGGTGGCTGGTGGTCCTCGCACCGGGTGTTCGGCTACACCGAGGACGCGAAGCTTCTGGAATCCGAGGCGGCGATGATCCGGCAGGCCGCCACTGATGTGCTCGCGGGGATGTCGCTGAAGGCCATCGCTCGACGCTGGAACGATTCCGGTGTCGCCTCTACCCGCAGGGCGGCGTGGAACTCCACGCGGATCAAGCGGTTACTGCTCAATCCGCGGTATGCCGCGCTGCGGTCCTACCGTGGCGCGGTGGTCGGCCCCGGCGACTGGCCCGCCATCATCGACGTCGACACCCATCACGGGCTGTCCGCGGTGTTGCGCGACTCAGACCGCGGCACCCGCATCTCCTACGAACGCAAATACATTGGGTCGTTCCGGTATCTGTGTGGGCGCTGCGGGGCACCGCTGCAGCACACCATGTCCACCCACGCCGACGGGCGCAGCTTTTCGTGCTACCGATGCACCGCGGCGGCACACCTCTCGCGCAGCCAGCCCGAGCTGGACGCCTACGTGGAAGCCGTTGTGCTGTCCCATCTTCGTGACGACACCAAGCTGGCGGCGATCCTGGCTGATCGCCGCGACGCCGTCGATCTGAACGAACTGCATGCCCGCCGGACCGCCCTGGTGGAGAGCAAGGACGAACTGGCGACCCTATTCACCGACGGGGTGCTCGACGGCCCCGCGGTGCGGCGCGAGTCGGCGAAGATCAGCGCCAAGATCAGCAGCATCGACACCGTGCTCGCCGAGCAGGCCCGTCGCAACCCGGTCGCTGAACTGCTCAAGGATGGACCGGAGATGATCGAAACACGTTGGACTGCAATGTCTCCCGACATGAAGGGCAAGATCATCGACCGGGTCTGCACGGTGACGGTGAACCCGTCGCCGCGGGGCCGCTACTTCAAGCCGGAGTGCATCGACATCACCCCGCTGTTTCCGTCGTGATCGGGACGAACTTCGGCACAAGGGTCCTGCTTTAAGACGAAAACTGCTCTAAGCTATAGCTACTAACAGGCCCGTCCCCTGAATAAAAGGAGACGGCGTTGCCTGTCCTCTCACACGAAGCCCGCCATCACCGCGCCCGCGTCGCCGCACTGTCGCGTGACCGCGGGTCCGATGATCCCGAACTCACCCAGGCCCAGGACGACCTTCGCAACGCGATGCTGCGCGAGCGGGCCAAGAAGATCGTCGACGACTGGGCACCGCTGACCGATCAGCAGCGCCAGGACATCGCCGCCATCCTGCTGACCGGATCATCCCGCGGAAGCGGCGACGCCGCATGACCTTCGACAGCGGCGAGGGGCCGCCCGAAGAAGACGGCGACCCCGGAACGAATTCCGAGGCCACCACCACGACCGCCACAGCCGATGACCAAGATCCTACCGCCCTCACGGTGCCGCGGATCGACCCTGACATGTCGCCAGTCGAGATCGCTCACCATCTCCATGAGTGCGGGTTCCATGCGTTCCCGACCGACCACCCCGACCAGCCGATCTGCATCGGCAAACACGGACCCGCGACCCCCTGCGACGGGATACGCGGCAAGCATCCCGCCGTGAAGTTCGGAACATGGGCAATTGTGCCCACCCCGAAGATGATCGATCTCGAATGGGACATGCACGGCGGCCTCGCCAACACCGGCATCGCCTGCGGCCCAAGCGGACTCGTCATCCTCGATGAGGATCAGGCCGGGGAACTGAATCGCTGGACAGTCACCTACGGCATCAACCTGCCCGACACCTACACCGTGACCACCGGTCGCGGTGAGCACCGGTACTACAGGTGGAACCACGCTGTACGACGGATCGGCAACAGCGCAAAGGCCATGACGGACTTCAAGATTGATGTCCGTGGTGACGGCGGCTACGCCATCGGCGAAGGGTCACACCACGCCTCCGGTGCCGCCTACGTCGGCAACGGGTTGCCGGTGGCCAACCTGCCCGACGAGGTTGCCGAGATCCTCCTCGCGGGCACCAGCGAGGAAAAGCCGCACCATCATCGCGATCAGGGCTCCTCCTGGGACGCGAACACCAGCGACGCCAACGTCGCCAAAATCGGGTACCCGAAGCGCCACAATGCGCTCATCGCCTACGCGGGTCGGCTCCGCAAGACCGGCCTGGACTACCACGAGGCGGAGCCGGTGTTCCATCAGCGGTGGCTGCTCTGCGAACAGCCCACCGGCCAGATCCCCGAAGCGACGTACCACAGCGCCGACTGCCCCTACCCGGTCACCTGGGATGAGGGCAAGGGCAAACTGCGCGACGTTTTCCATCGATACCCGCCGGGCCAGGGCGACGACATCCCCGAGCAGCCCGCCGACAAGCCTCGCCCCGACGCGGGTCAGTGGGACACCGAGAAGCATTCCGGCCACCTCGGGATGGCGGTCAAGATGGGCGCGCAGTACGCGGGGAAGTTGCTCTACGTCAACAAGATCGGGTGGCACCGTTGGGACGGTAAGCGGTGGGCACCCGACGGGGACGGGCAGGCACGCCGGGCGGTTCACGCCGTAATCAAGCGCGACCGCCGAATCATCAAAATGCTCAAACTGCCTGATGAGGAGGAGCAGAAGCGGCTCCGGCAGATCGCCCGGTACGAGAGCGCGTCGGCGATTACCGGCATCCTCACCGAGGCCGCTGCGCTGAAGACGTTCTCGGTCACCGTGGACGTGCTCGATGCCGACCCCTACTTGTTCAACTGTGCCAACGGCACCCTGGACTTGCGGACGATGGACATGCGGCGGCACGATCCGGCCGACCGCATCACCAAGATCGCCGTAGCTGCTTATGCCCCGACGCCGGCCGGCAACTGCAGCACCACGACTTGGACGTCGTTCCTCGCCACGGTGCTGCCCGACGAGGAAGTCCGCGACTACCTGCAGCGTCTGTGCGGCCTGTCGCTGATCGGGGAAGTCAACGGCGACAAGCAGATCCTGCCCATCATCACCGGGGGCGGCGCTAACGGGAAGACCACCGCCATCGAAGCGGTCACGTTCGCGTTGGGCGATTATGCGATGACCGCCGAACCCACCCTGCTGATGGACAAGCGTGGCGACGCCCACCCCACAGGCGTCGCCGACCTGATGGGCCGCCGGTTCGTCAGCGTCTGCGAAACCGAGCAGCACCGTCGCTTCAACATCGCGCTGGTGAAATGGCTGACCGGTGGGGACACCATCAAGGCCCGATTCATGCGGCAAGACTTTTTCTCCTACACCCCGTCGCATCTGATGATGCTGGCGACCAACCATCTGCCCCGCATCGATGACGACACCCCGGCGGTGTGGCGGCGGATTCGGGTCATCCCGTTCACCGTTCAGATCCCCGACGCCGAACAGGACAAGAACCTCAAGGACCACCTTCGCGCCGAGGCCGACGCGGTGCTCGCATGGATCATCGAGGGTTGGAAGGAGTATCGGCAGCGCGGTGGGCTCGCCGAGCCGGACGGCGTCCTGGTCGCCACAGACGGGTACCGCAACGACTCCGATGCGGTGGGACGGTTCATCGAAGATGAGTGCGATGTCGGCGGTGCCCAGTCGGCGGTCACCACCCAGGCACTCTTCGAACGGTGGGAGCGGTGGGCGTCGGCGGACGGCTCAGCGGCGGGCAGCCGCATCGCGTTTGGGCGCGCACTCGACGCGAAAGGCTATCCCGCAGAGACGAACACCCACGACCGGCTGCGGCGGACAATCTGCCTGAAGTCGCAGATAGAGGACGTTACATGAGCCTGTCTGCGCGCATTGCGCACAATGTTCATTACTTTCTATGCACGCGCCCGCGTAAGAAACTGACGAGGAATACGCGCAATACGCGCAAGCGTCCCCCCGCGGCAGTAGACAGGTCGAAGCCGTGAACCGCCGGAACCGCCGGGCCAGTGGCCCGGGCCGTCGCCTCACCCTGACCCCCGCCGACATCCGGCGGGTGACCTCCTGCCCCGACTGCGGCTCCGAGGTCGAAAGCATCGAGCTTGAGCCCAGCGTGTACGAGGCGGTCGTCCGGCACGACGACACGTGCCCGTGGTTCGCGGCGTTCCAGCGCGACCGCGGATACGGGGTGAGGTTCTGGTGAACGGACTCGCCGTCGGCGAGCTGCTCACAGCACTCGCCAGGAACACACCCCTGCTCCCCGGGGCGGTGTGCACTCGCCACGTTGAGGTGTTCGACGACGAGACGCCGCAAGGCATCGCCGCCGCCACAGCGCTCTGTGGCAGATGTCCGGCCCGCGCCCCGTGCACGCCGACTGGGCGGCCAGCATCGACTCCAGACGGCTCGGCGGCGTCATCGCCGGGGAGCATCACCGATTCAATTCCAGAAAAGTCCGGGAGCTTAAGATGAGCGCCTTCATTGGTCCCTCCCGCGAGGGCTGCGAGGTGGGCTGGGATGTGCGGATCGGTCGACATCTGACTCCCGACGGGTCCGTCGTGGTCCCCCCTCGAATTGCCGCCTGGCTCGAAGACAAGGCGGGAGTGTTGAGTGATAGGCGAATCCTTCTCCGTGGGACTGACCCGGAGGCGTATTCGGTACTGGCGGCAGTCCACGTCGCTGCGCTCCGCCACCGTTCCGGATTCGGAACTGAATCTGCCATGTGGCCTACTAGTTCTAGAGACTTGGAGACGTGGGTGACAACTGCCGAGGCCGCGAGGCAACTGAGTGTCACCGACAGGGCAGTACGGAAACGTATTGCCGCCGGTCACCTTCCGGCGACCAAGCACGGCGGTCGATGGCTGCTCCACAGCAACGACATTCAGATCACCCAGGCGCTGGCCTGAATACAGGGAGTATGTAATGCAAATCAGCGACTTCGACGGCAAGAGGGCAGCAGTTGCCTCGGTACAACGTCAACTCGACGAACAACTAGACGCCATACGGCGCAACCGGTCTCTTAGCGATGCTGGCCGGAAAGCGGAACTCGCGAAAGTCGTTCTGGCCGCGCGCGCCCGTGTCGACAAGATGCGGTCAGACTTCGCGGCGGAACGCAAAGCGCGAAGCCACAACCTGCACAAGATTGTGTTCGGAGACTTGACCGACGTCCAGGCATCCGCGGTCATTGCCCACCGAGACGCTCAAGACCGAGCCGCCCAACTCGAGACCGCTGACGATGCGAGGGCGATGCTGCAGCGTGCCAACCAACGTGGGGACGAGTCCTTGGCCGGTGCCGTGGCAGAAACTGCCTTTCGACGAGGATGGATCGAGGTCGCGCGGGATTACGCGAGAGAGGCAGGCAAGAGCGGCGCACTTGACTTGCTCATCGACACCGCGGCTGGCCGCCTCACCAACCTGGCCGAAAGTGCGGTCTTCAGAGTGCAAAATCCCGGAGAGCTCAGTGGTGCAACAGAACCAGTCTTGCAGAAGGCGGCAGAGGTCCACGCACCCGGCATGGGACCAACCAACTGGTAACAGACCCGACCCGCCGGTTTCGTTGGTTACGTTCCGCTGAAGGGACCGTAATCGGCTGCTTAGCAACGGCTATACCTCATACTGGCGGTCGCCACGCTTCGCGCAGGGGAACCCACTACCCAATCGCAAGAAGGACGCTTCGAGTAATAGCTCGTCGAGGCAGGGCCGACCCGCATAGGGCGCAGCCACCTACCCGGCTGGCGTCGCCGAATGACGGCCAAGGTGCATCAGTCCCCTTGGACAATTAAAAGGCGGCTGGTCGGATCACCACATTTGACATATGGCCATGGGCTCGTAGGGACCCCACCCTTTCTCGGCCCAATACTGTTGCTTTTCGGGCACTTCGGCAAGTTGCTCGTCGTCTTGCTCAAACAACAGACCATTTGGGGCGTAGGTTTCGCACGCTACCCATGAGGCCGTACCCAGAGGGACGGTGATGTATTTGGTGTCCGAGGGCACCATGACCTGCTGTCCTGGACATGCTCTGTAGAACTTCCCTCTGACTTCGAAAGCGGTGCAAGGTGTGGCGCTATTGCTAACTGTGAAGGTGCCGCCGCCAACAGTCTCGTGATCAGCCGCCGCCTGGGGGGCCATCGTCACCGCGCAGGCCGCTACCGCCGCCGCAACAAGGAGCTTGGCAATCACGAGTTAGTCGCCGTAGAACAGCGTGTAGTGACCGGGTCCCGTTTCGTAACAGAACGAACGGCTTGCGCCTGGCGCAGCCATGGCATTGGCTTGCCGCGCCGCTGCCTTGCATGCCGTCTCGTTCACCCCGAAAGCGATGTACTGATCCGCGGCAGCCGTGGGCGCACTAAATACGCCTAGGGCCAGGATGGTGGCCGCGATGCCAAATATCTTCACAACGTCGTCCCTTCTTTAGTCGCCGACGTACATGCGTGCGTGGCGCTCGCAGAGATACATCGAGGCGTAGGTCATGAAACGCCAACCATCGTCGGTGATCCTGTTATCGACCGTGTTCCCGCCGTGGAAGTACACCACCGCAGCCGTGAACGGCTCCTTGGGAAACTGATCCATGACTTCGCACGCCCGATAGCCTCCGGCAAGGATCTTTTCGTCCGACAAGACGCGATCCGGCATCACGTACATCGGCAGGTGGGAAGTCGCCTGGATGTACTGCTGCTCGCCACGCGGGCCATCCGCGTGCGCGAGGCCACCCGTCAGTGCCAGCGCGGACAGCGCCGATGTGCCAGCCGCAACAGCGATGGATTTCGCGAGCAACTCAGCTCTCGCAGCCGATGCCATCGTGGTCCTTGTCCAACCACGGGCCGTAGTACGGCGACGAGGAAGGTATGTCCGTTTGGCCGTTTGCACGCGCCTGGGTGCAGTTGGCGAACGGCGTCGATCCTGGCTGCGCGTTAGCCGTGGCAGCCCCCCCGAGCGGAAGTGCGCAGATGACAGAAGCGATGAGTAGTGACTTATGAATCATGTATGGCCCCCCGGATAAGGGTGAAGTTCCCCCAACCCCACCGAAGAATAAACCCGCGCGCACCAAGATCACAAGTTTGCTGTAGTCACCGCGAAAGGGCGTTGGCAACTCCACCGCCCGTCGAGGAAAGCCGGATGGCTCTTGCAGACCTTGGGCGCAATCGTCCGGTCGAGAAGGTATCGACACCTCGACCGCGCGGATGGTGGCAGGCGTTCTTGCTAGTCTCGCCGGTCTTGAGTTGGAGTTGGGTCGTGAACGCCGCTCTGCGGCACGGGAACCGCTTCGGCGCGAGGGCAGTCCGTTGGCCGCCTGAAGGCGCTTGGATCATGAAAGGCGGCGCTGGCGCAACGGATGCACGCCAGCGGCGAGAGCGCAACGCTCATTGCCGCGACTCTTGGCGACAGTCGGGCAACCGTGTATCGCGTGCACGTCGCCGACAGCAGCACTGAGTAAGAGCTGCGACGATCGAGCCTTTAAATCGATGCGCTGCACGAGCGGCTGCGGAGTCCCTGAAATCGGCCAATTCCCCAAGGGAGAGCCATCGCACGCGCAAGGAAACCGACGACCCTCTTTTAGTAAGGTCTCGGCTATGGCGGGGGATTCACCGGTTCCGGTGGCGAGCACACAACTTGAACGCATGTCCGCTGAGACGCGTCGGGCACTGGGGGAGCTAGCAGACCGGCTGCGCGAGTCGCCGCCTGACACAGCGATTCAGGAAACCCAGGATCGACTCATTGAAATCCAGGGGCGCATCAATGGTGTCGTCGAAAGCCTGCCTGAGCAGGCGCAGGAGCGCGCTCGTGGTCTCCTCCAAACCGCGCTGGACGCGGAACGGATAGCCAAGCTTCTGGCTGGCGAGTTTTTGATTAACGTCCATGACG
This window contains:
- a CDS encoding recombinase family protein produces the protein MDACIYTRISHDAAKKGGVDAEPSDDEGMGVARQEEDCRALVDRNGWTVAHVYTDNDISAYSGAVRPDFEAMLDALKRGQYDVLVCWHTDRLYRSIKDMERIIEVCELAGVPIRTVNGGDLDLSHATGKAMARILGSVSRMESEHKAERQRRANVQRAQAGGWWSSHRVFGYTEDAKLLESEAAMIRQAATDVLAGMSLKAIARRWNDSGVASTRRAAWNSTRIKRLLLNPRYAALRSYRGAVVGPGDWPAIIDVDTHHGLSAVLRDSDRGTRISYERKYIGSFRYLCGRCGAPLQHTMSTHADGRSFSCYRCTAAAHLSRSQPELDAYVEAVVLSHLRDDTKLAAILADRRDAVDLNELHARRTALVESKDELATLFTDGVLDGPAVRRESAKISAKISSIDTVLAEQARRNPVAELLKDGPEMIETRWTAMSPDMKGKIIDRVCTVTVNPSPRGRYFKPECIDITPLFPS
- a CDS encoding phage/plasmid primase, P4 family; its protein translation is MTFDSGEGPPEEDGDPGTNSEATTTTATADDQDPTALTVPRIDPDMSPVEIAHHLHECGFHAFPTDHPDQPICIGKHGPATPCDGIRGKHPAVKFGTWAIVPTPKMIDLEWDMHGGLANTGIACGPSGLVILDEDQAGELNRWTVTYGINLPDTYTVTTGRGEHRYYRWNHAVRRIGNSAKAMTDFKIDVRGDGGYAIGEGSHHASGAAYVGNGLPVANLPDEVAEILLAGTSEEKPHHHRDQGSSWDANTSDANVAKIGYPKRHNALIAYAGRLRKTGLDYHEAEPVFHQRWLLCEQPTGQIPEATYHSADCPYPVTWDEGKGKLRDVFHRYPPGQGDDIPEQPADKPRPDAGQWDTEKHSGHLGMAVKMGAQYAGKLLYVNKIGWHRWDGKRWAPDGDGQARRAVHAVIKRDRRIIKMLKLPDEEEQKRLRQIARYESASAITGILTEAAALKTFSVTVDVLDADPYLFNCANGTLDLRTMDMRRHDPADRITKIAVAAYAPTPAGNCSTTTWTSFLATVLPDEEVRDYLQRLCGLSLIGEVNGDKQILPIITGGGANGKTTAIEAVTFALGDYAMTAEPTLLMDKRGDAHPTGVADLMGRRFVSVCETEQHRRFNIALVKWLTGGDTIKARFMRQDFFSYTPSHLMMLATNHLPRIDDDTPAVWRRIRVIPFTVQIPDAEQDKNLKDHLRAEADAVLAWIIEGWKEYRQRGGLAEPDGVLVATDGYRNDSDAVGRFIEDECDVGGAQSAVTTQALFERWERWASADGSAAGSRIAFGRALDAKGYPAETNTHDRLRRTICLKSQIEDVT
- a CDS encoding helix-turn-helix domain-containing protein; translation: MWPTSSRDLETWVTTAEAARQLSVTDRAVRKRIAAGHLPATKHGGRWLLHSNDIQITQALA
- a CDS encoding excalibur calcium-binding domain-containing protein, whose translation is MIHKSLLIASVICALPLGGAATANAQPGSTPFANCTQARANGQTDIPSSSPYYGPWLDKDHDGIGCES